Proteins encoded in a region of the Aphelocoma coerulescens isolate FSJ_1873_10779 chromosome 28, UR_Acoe_1.0, whole genome shotgun sequence genome:
- the SLC39A3 gene encoding zinc transporter ZIP3, which produces MRIVVAKVLCLLGICVLVLAGALLPVRVIEADYEKAQRSRKVLALWNSFGGGVFLATCFNALLPAVRGKLDEVLRQGNVTTDYPVAETIMMIGFFLTVFVDQLFLTFQKEKPSFIDLETFNAGSDVGSDSEYESPFIASSRGRALYGEHGAHSHSLSIPELSRCGPRRLLGLVFALCTHSIFEGLALGLQEDGGRVVSLFLGVAVHETLVAVALGISMAKASLPLRDAAKLAVAVCLMIPLGIGIGMGIESSQNAASSIASLLLQGIAGGTFLFITFFEILAKELEDKSHRLLKVLCLVLGYAALAGLVLIPW; this is translated from the exons ATGAGGATTGTGGTGGCCAAGGTGCTGTGTCTGCTGGGAATCTGTGTCCTGGTGCTGGCTGGGGCCCTGCTCCCTGTCAGGGTCATCGAGGCCGACTACGAGAAGGCTCAGCGTTCCCGGAAAGTCCTGGCCCTCTGGAATTCCTTCGGAGGAGGCGTCTTCCTGGCCACCTGCTTCAACGCCCTCCTGCCCGCCGTGAGAGGGAAG CTCGATGAGGTCCTCAGGCAAGGCAACGTGACCACGGACTACCCGGTGGCCGAGACCATCATGATGATCGGCTTCTTCCTGACGGTCTTCGTGGACCAGCTCTTCCTGACCTTCCAGAAGGAAAAGCCCTCCTTCATCGACCTGGAGACCTTCAACGCCGGCTCGGACGTGGGCAGCGACTCGGAGTACGAGAGTCCCTTCATCGCCTCGTCCCGCGGGCGCGCCCTGTACGGGGAGCACGGAGCCCATTCCCACAGCCTCAGCATCCCAGAACTGTCCCGCTGTGGCCCCCGGCGCCTGCTGGGGCTGGTGTTTGCCCTGTGCACTCACTCCATCTtcgagggcctggccctgggcttGCAGGAGGACGGCGGCAGAGTGGTCAGCTTGTTCCTGGGAGTGGCCGTGCACGAGACGCTGGTGGCCGTAGCCTTGGGCATCAGCATGGCCAAGGCCTCGCTGCCGCTGAGGGACGCGGCCAAGCTGGCGGTGGCCGTGTGCCTGATGATCCCGCTGGGAATTGGCATCGGGATGGGCATCGAGAGCAGCCAGAACGCCGCCAGCAGCATCGCgtcgctgctgctgcagggcatcGCCGGCGGCACCTTCCTCTTCATCACCTTCTTCGAGATCCTGGCCAAGGAGCTGGAGGACAAGAGCCACCGGCTGCTCAAGGTGCTGTGCCTGGTGCTGGGCTACGCCGCGCTGGCCGGGCTGGTGCTCATCCCGTGGTGA